A genome region from Bradyrhizobium commune includes the following:
- the rocF gene encoding arginase, translated as MTDRTMTDRARRIALLGAPIDMGASQRGTLMGPAALRTAGLATLLESLDFEVVDYGDLSVAEVRDLADRPPEKANHYREIQRWTRVLSRRGYEIAQTGAIPIFLGGDHTLSMGSVNAMARHWQERGRELFVLWLDAHADYNTPETTITANMHGMSAAFLCGEPGLDGLLGDDPRASIDPDRLDLFGARSIDKLEKELMRARRIRIVDMRQIDEFGVAVLIRRVIERVKASNAVLHVSFDVDFLDPCVAPGVGTTVPGGATYREAHLIMELLHDSGVVGSVDIVELNPFLDERGRTARTAVELIGSLFGQQIADRPTPSNAIAPGE; from the coding sequence GTGACCGATCGGACCATGACGGATCGAGCCCGGCGCATCGCCTTGCTCGGCGCGCCCATCGACATGGGGGCGTCGCAGCGCGGCACCTTGATGGGCCCCGCGGCTTTGCGCACCGCCGGCCTTGCGACGCTGCTTGAGAGCCTGGATTTCGAGGTCGTCGACTACGGCGATCTCTCCGTGGCCGAGGTCAGAGACCTCGCCGACCGGCCGCCGGAGAAGGCCAATCATTACCGCGAAATCCAGCGCTGGACGCGTGTGCTCAGCCGTCGCGGCTACGAGATCGCGCAGACCGGCGCGATCCCGATCTTCCTCGGCGGCGATCACACGTTGTCGATGGGCTCGGTCAATGCCATGGCGCGGCACTGGCAAGAGCGCGGACGCGAGCTGTTCGTGCTCTGGCTGGACGCGCATGCCGACTACAACACGCCGGAGACGACGATCACCGCTAACATGCATGGCATGTCGGCGGCGTTTCTGTGCGGTGAGCCGGGGCTCGATGGTCTGCTGGGCGATGATCCGCGCGCTTCGATCGATCCTGACAGGCTCGATCTGTTCGGTGCGCGTTCGATCGACAAGCTCGAAAAGGAGTTGATGCGCGCACGCCGGATCAGGATTGTCGATATGCGGCAGATCGACGAGTTCGGTGTCGCCGTGTTGATCCGGCGCGTGATCGAGCGGGTCAAGGCGAGCAACGCCGTGCTGCATGTCAGCTTCGACGTCGATTTCCTCGACCCCTGCGTGGCGCCGGGCGTCGGTACCACGGTGCCGGGCGGGGCGACCTATCGCGAGGCGCATCTGATTATGGAGCTGCTGCACGATTCCGGCGTGGTGGGATCGGTCGACATCGTCGAGCTCAATCCGTTCCTCGACGAGCGCGGCCGCACGGCCCGCACCGCGGTCGAACTGATCGGAAGCCTGTTTGGCCAGCAGATCGCCGATCGGCCGACACCCAGCAACGCGATTGCGCCGGGTGAATGA
- the soxC gene encoding sulfite dehydrogenase translates to MSSTIDADEKSARTTRRRFLQGGSAAAGGIVLGTGASRAAETENLPPNVPEWMKAPGDPMGSQPYGTPSPYEKNVVKNISKNLKQYISASGRTPLQELDGIITPNGLFYERHHGGVPTIDPAQHRLMLHGMVERPLIFSMDDLRRFPSESRIHFLECSGNPGYTKPYGKTASDLVGLLSCAEWTGVSLKLVLQEAGLKPEAKWVIAEGADAAALTRSIPIEKCLEDAMLVYSQNGERLRPQQGYPLRLLLPGFEGNMNVKWLRRLHVTAEPAYSREETSKYTDLLPDGTAREFSFYMEAKSIITRPSGGQRLSAPGFHEITGIAWSGHGKIARVEVSVDDGKSWQEARLQEPVLTRALTRFRLPWQWDGRPAVIQSRAIDDTGYVQPTFAELLAVRGENFFYHNNAIWPWRIAADGEVTNALA, encoded by the coding sequence ATGAGCAGTACGATCGATGCCGACGAGAAATCAGCAAGGACTACGCGCCGTCGCTTCCTCCAGGGTGGTAGCGCAGCCGCAGGCGGCATTGTTCTAGGGACCGGCGCATCGCGTGCCGCGGAGACCGAAAATCTTCCACCAAACGTGCCGGAATGGATGAAGGCGCCGGGCGATCCGATGGGTAGCCAGCCCTATGGCACACCGTCGCCGTACGAGAAAAACGTCGTCAAGAATATCTCGAAGAATCTCAAGCAATACATTTCGGCGTCGGGCCGGACGCCACTGCAGGAGCTCGATGGCATCATCACGCCGAACGGGTTGTTCTACGAACGGCACCATGGCGGTGTTCCGACCATCGACCCGGCTCAGCATCGGTTGATGCTTCATGGGATGGTCGAGCGTCCTCTGATCTTCTCGATGGACGATTTGCGGCGCTTTCCCTCGGAGTCGCGTATCCACTTTCTCGAATGCTCGGGCAATCCTGGCTATACCAAGCCCTATGGCAAGACCGCGTCGGACCTCGTTGGCCTCTTGAGCTGCGCGGAATGGACCGGCGTGAGCCTGAAGCTGGTGCTTCAGGAGGCTGGGCTGAAGCCGGAGGCCAAATGGGTGATCGCCGAAGGTGCCGACGCGGCAGCGCTGACCCGGAGCATCCCGATCGAGAAATGTCTTGAAGATGCCATGCTCGTGTATAGCCAGAATGGCGAGCGGTTGCGTCCGCAGCAAGGCTATCCGCTGCGATTGCTGTTGCCGGGCTTCGAAGGCAACATGAATGTGAAGTGGCTAAGGCGGCTCCATGTGACCGCCGAGCCCGCTTATTCGCGCGAGGAGACCTCGAAATACACCGACCTTCTGCCGGACGGAACGGCGCGAGAATTCTCCTTCTACATGGAAGCGAAGTCGATCATCACGCGCCCCTCGGGTGGACAGCGCCTGAGCGCGCCTGGCTTCCATGAGATCACGGGCATTGCCTGGAGCGGGCATGGCAAGATCGCCCGTGTCGAGGTGTCCGTCGATGACGGCAAGAGCTGGCAGGAGGCGAGGCTGCAGGAGCCGGTGCTGACGCGAGCGCTCACGCGTTTTCGCCTGCCGTGGCAGTGGGACGGCCGGCCCGCCGTCATCCAGAGCCGCGCTATCGACGATACCGGCTATGTGCAGCCGACATTCGCGGAACTGCTCGCAGTGCGCGGTGAGAACTTTTTCTACCACAATAACGCGATTTGGCCCTGGCGAATCGCGGCCGATGGTGAGGTGACCAATGCGCTGGCGTGA
- a CDS encoding ABC transporter substrate-binding protein, with protein sequence MGAAAAGPIKVGAQQSARQPVIGFLVAGTEASHGAWVAAFARRLSELGWTDGRNVTIAYKWAAGDVQRMAEFAAEFVRQKVNVIVTSAYGVVAARQATLTIPIVFASYGDAVANGFAASLSRPGGNVTGLSIQPGELSSKRLELLREVIPGVRRLAALVNVNYAGLKQEVAGIRAASTRMNIDVDLIEIEKADDIGPALSKLAGQTDALYVYSEPLTNANRAQIIAAATAAKIPTIFGFREFVDAGGLISYGPNFVELFSRAAEFTDKILRGATPADMPIELPVKFDLIINLKAARAIGLAISENVLTRADEVIE encoded by the coding sequence GTGGGTGCCGCGGCCGCGGGACCTATCAAGGTCGGTGCACAACAATCCGCCAGGCAACCGGTGATCGGCTTCCTCGTGGCGGGGACGGAGGCCTCGCACGGGGCGTGGGTGGCCGCGTTCGCGCGGCGCCTGTCGGAGCTCGGATGGACCGATGGGCGCAATGTCACGATCGCGTACAAATGGGCGGCCGGCGACGTCCAGCGCATGGCGGAATTTGCCGCCGAGTTCGTGCGGCAGAAGGTCAACGTCATCGTGACTTCGGCATATGGTGTTGTCGCAGCCCGGCAGGCAACGTTGACGATCCCGATTGTATTTGCTTCTTACGGCGATGCCGTCGCCAATGGCTTCGCTGCGAGCCTGTCCCGGCCTGGTGGAAATGTGACGGGGCTGTCGATCCAGCCGGGCGAGCTCAGCAGCAAGCGTCTTGAATTGTTGAGGGAAGTGATCCCGGGTGTCCGCCGTCTCGCCGCGCTGGTCAACGTCAATTACGCAGGGCTCAAGCAGGAGGTCGCCGGAATCCGGGCCGCCTCCACGCGGATGAACATTGACGTCGATCTGATCGAGATCGAAAAGGCTGACGACATTGGGCCCGCGCTGTCCAAGCTCGCGGGCCAAACGGACGCCCTCTATGTCTACAGCGAGCCTCTCACCAATGCCAACAGGGCTCAGATCATCGCCGCGGCCACCGCTGCAAAAATCCCCACCATCTTCGGGTTCAGGGAGTTCGTCGACGCAGGAGGCTTGATTTCATATGGCCCGAACTTCGTCGAGCTTTTCTCACGTGCTGCGGAGTTCACGGACAAGATCCTGCGTGGCGCAACGCCGGCGGATATGCCGATCGAGCTGCCGGTCAAGTTCGACCTCATCATCAACCTCAAGGCAGCCAGGGCGATCGGTCTTGCCATTTCGGAAAACGTTCTGACGCGGGCCGACGAGGTGATCGAATGA
- a CDS encoding DUF3606 domain-containing protein, translating to MNRPRPTYFRNAIDLRDKVQVKVLRKRLNLSNDQFAEVFRKSGNSISGIAKEAAVSKPGKVVA from the coding sequence ATGAACAGGCCCCGGCCGACCTATTTCCGCAATGCGATCGATCTGCGCGACAAGGTGCAGGTCAAGGTCTTGCGCAAGCGTCTCAATCTGTCGAACGATCAGTTCGCCGAAGTCTTTCGGAAGTCCGGCAATTCGATCTCGGGTATCGCCAAGGAGGCGGCCGTTTCGAAACCGGGCAAGGTCGTGGCATAG
- a CDS encoding mandelate racemase/muconate lactonizing enzyme family protein, translating to MTKSSKATSLDIFACDAGWRNYHFVKVTTDDGIVGWSEFDEGFGSPGVGAAIQRLSTRVIGQNVFQHERIHAELFAATRPAAGGVVAQALGAIENALLDAKAKCLGVPCYELLGGKIRDRVRVYWSHCATWRINHPSWYKPPIENLDGVKAMGREVREKKFTALKTNIFSYDDGKPTGWRPGFGSPFAPEINVDRKILRDLRMHLEAIRDGAGPDIDILLDCNFNAKTEGYLKILRSIADLDMFWIEIDSFNPEALGYIRRQSPHPISSCETLLGLREFLPYFREQAMDVAIIDTPWNGVWQSMKIASAAEAFEVNVAPHNFYGHLCSMMNAHFCAAVPNLRIMEIDIDRLAWDRELFTHEPEFQNGHLIIPDRPGWGTEPNEDALRAHPPKTSGGLLNYGRKS from the coding sequence ATGACAAAGTCATCAAAAGCGACAAGTCTCGACATCTTCGCCTGCGACGCCGGCTGGAGAAACTACCACTTCGTCAAGGTCACGACCGATGACGGCATCGTCGGCTGGAGCGAGTTCGACGAGGGTTTTGGCTCGCCGGGCGTCGGCGCTGCGATTCAGCGCCTGTCCACACGCGTTATCGGCCAGAATGTCTTCCAGCACGAGCGCATCCATGCCGAGCTGTTCGCGGCCACCCGTCCCGCAGCCGGCGGCGTGGTGGCGCAGGCGCTCGGCGCGATCGAGAATGCGCTGCTCGATGCCAAGGCGAAATGCCTCGGCGTGCCCTGCTATGAGCTCCTCGGCGGCAAGATCCGCGACCGCGTCCGGGTCTACTGGTCACACTGCGCGACGTGGCGGATCAATCACCCGTCCTGGTACAAGCCGCCGATCGAAAACCTCGACGGCGTCAAGGCGATGGGACGCGAGGTGCGCGAGAAGAAATTCACCGCGCTCAAGACCAACATCTTCTCCTATGACGACGGCAAGCCGACCGGCTGGCGACCCGGATTCGGCTCGCCTTTCGCCCCCGAGATCAACGTCGACCGCAAGATCCTGCGCGACCTGCGCATGCATCTCGAAGCGATCCGCGACGGCGCAGGCCCCGACATCGACATCCTGCTCGACTGCAACTTCAACGCCAAGACAGAGGGCTATCTGAAGATCCTGCGCAGCATCGCCGACCTCGACATGTTCTGGATCGAGATCGACAGCTTCAATCCGGAGGCGCTCGGCTACATCCGCAGGCAGAGCCCGCACCCGATCTCGTCCTGCGAGACATTGTTGGGCCTGCGCGAGTTCCTGCCCTATTTCCGCGAGCAGGCGATGGACGTCGCGATCATCGACACGCCCTGGAACGGCGTATGGCAGTCGATGAAGATCGCGTCAGCCGCGGAGGCCTTCGAGGTCAACGTCGCGCCGCATAATTTCTACGGCCACCTCTGCTCGATGATGAACGCGCATTTCTGCGCCGCCGTGCCGAATCTGCGCATCATGGAGATCGACATCGATCGCCTCGCCTGGGACCGCGAGCTGTTCACGCACGAGCCTGAATTCCAGAACGGTCATCTGATCATTCCGGACCGGCCAGGCTGGGGCACCGAGCCGAACGAGGACGCGCTTCGCGCGCATCCGCCGAAGACGAGCGGCGGGCTGCTCAATTACGGCCGCAAGAGCTGA
- a CDS encoding NRAMP family divalent metal transporter, which translates to MLLRRLGPGLITGAADDDPSGIATYSQAGAQFGYGLLWTVFLTTPFMIAIQLVSAQIGRVTGKGLAANVMALAPRWLVLGLVALLVAANTFNIAADIAAMAESLSLVIGGLNHEHALIFAAGSTILQVFLPYRRYSPVLKFLTLTLFAYVATAFTVKIPWSTALLATVWPKATVNADYLMMVVAVLGTTISPYLFFWQASQEVEEMNQGKRDKPLRDLPSGGDPEIARIKADTILGMLLSNGIAYFIILTTASVLNANGVTNINSATQAAEALRPLAGDFTFALFALGIIGTGLLAIPVLAGSAAYGVAEIFGWRATLEARPEKAAGFYTIIAAATIIGFGLGFTGIDSIHMLVWSAVINGIVAVPIMAMMMLIVSNATIMGRFKARSWLVALGWLGTALMALAVLALLGSSVLG; encoded by the coding sequence ATGCTGCTGCGACGGCTGGGCCCCGGCCTGATCACGGGCGCGGCCGACGACGATCCGTCGGGCATCGCCACTTATTCGCAGGCCGGCGCGCAATTCGGCTACGGCCTGCTCTGGACGGTGTTTTTGACCACGCCGTTCATGATCGCGATCCAGCTCGTGAGCGCGCAGATCGGCCGGGTCACCGGCAAGGGACTCGCTGCCAACGTCATGGCGCTCGCGCCGCGCTGGCTGGTGCTCGGGCTGGTCGCGCTGCTCGTTGCCGCGAACACCTTCAACATCGCCGCCGACATCGCCGCGATGGCGGAATCGCTGTCGCTGGTGATCGGCGGGCTCAACCACGAGCATGCGCTGATCTTCGCGGCCGGCTCGACGATCCTCCAGGTCTTCCTGCCCTATCGGCGCTATTCGCCGGTGCTGAAATTCCTGACGCTGACGCTGTTTGCCTATGTCGCGACCGCCTTTACGGTGAAAATCCCCTGGAGCACCGCGCTGCTTGCGACCGTGTGGCCGAAGGCGACCGTCAACGCCGATTATCTCATGATGGTGGTCGCCGTGCTCGGCACCACCATCAGCCCTTATTTGTTCTTCTGGCAGGCCTCGCAAGAGGTCGAGGAGATGAACCAGGGCAAGCGCGACAAGCCGCTGCGCGATCTGCCCAGCGGCGGCGATCCCGAGATCGCCCGCATCAAGGCCGACACCATCCTCGGCATGCTGCTGTCGAACGGCATCGCCTACTTCATCATTCTGACCACGGCCTCGGTGCTCAACGCCAACGGCGTCACCAACATCAATTCGGCGACGCAGGCCGCCGAGGCGCTGCGGCCGCTCGCCGGCGACTTCACCTTTGCACTGTTCGCGCTCGGCATCATCGGCACGGGCCTGCTGGCGATCCCGGTGCTGGCGGGCTCGGCGGCTTATGGCGTTGCGGAGATTTTCGGCTGGCGCGCGACGCTGGAGGCTCGCCCCGAGAAGGCGGCCGGCTTCTACACCATCATCGCGGCCGCAACCATCATCGGCTTCGGCCTCGGTTTCACCGGGATCGACTCGATCCACATGCTGGTGTGGAGCGCCGTGATCAACGGCATCGTCGCGGTGCCGATCATGGCGATGATGATGCTGATCGTCTCGAATGCCACGATCATGGGCCGCTTCAAGGCGCGGTCATGGCTCGTCGCTTTGGGCTGGCTCGGCACCGCGCTGATGGCGCTCGCCGTGCTCGCTCTGCTCGGCTCGTCCGTGCTCGGCTAG
- a CDS encoding c-type cytochrome yields MRWREIFGIAPALLLCAWSGHAWAQSPYGIGRPATPAEIAGWNIDIGRDGTNLPEGHGSVSRGREVFAQQCAACHGDKGQGDLGDRLVGGQGTIGTAKPIRTVGSYWPYATTLFDYIRRAMPQNAPQSLSNDEVYAVSAYILSLNGLVAADATLDANSLAAVNMPNRDKFVGDARPDVKH; encoded by the coding sequence ATGCGCTGGCGTGAGATTTTTGGCATCGCCCCAGCTCTGCTACTGTGCGCTTGGTCGGGCCATGCGTGGGCGCAGAGCCCTTATGGCATTGGGCGACCCGCAACGCCGGCCGAGATCGCTGGCTGGAATATCGATATCGGGCGCGATGGCACCAATCTGCCGGAGGGACATGGCTCGGTCAGTCGGGGGCGAGAGGTGTTCGCGCAGCAATGCGCCGCCTGCCACGGCGACAAGGGCCAAGGCGATCTCGGCGATCGTCTCGTTGGCGGGCAGGGGACAATCGGTACCGCAAAGCCGATCCGCACAGTCGGAAGCTATTGGCCCTATGCAACGACGCTGTTCGACTACATCCGCCGCGCCATGCCGCAAAATGCGCCGCAGTCGCTCAGTAATGACGAGGTGTATGCGGTCTCGGCCTACATTCTGAGCTTGAACGGATTGGTCGCAGCTGATGCGACGCTCGACGCAAATTCCCTCGCGGCCGTCAACATGCCGAATCGTGACAAGTTTGTCGGCGATGCGCGGCCCGATGTGAAGCATTGA